The Amphiura filiformis chromosome 15, Afil_fr2py, whole genome shotgun sequence region acttattttgaaaaaacaacaaaaacaaaatttgaagccattttatagaactagaaattcgattttcgaggtttctgtggcgctgtttcggctctcacccaaagattccatttaaaaaaggtcatgttctcacctaatgaccccaaAGAAAATAAAGTATAGTtttccaaaaatcatgctctcaccgaatgaccccagattttttttctcgggggggggggcgggggctgaagaaaattcaattttgccgcctcttcctcaacagcccaaaaggttgacccatttttttcggtggtttgaaaaagtgaagagcaaaaaaaaaacgccctaaaagcaacacattttgatgtatatggtaccattttttcacaattttttatccTTTTTTAAACTtattccgcccttttttctttcctCGTTTTTTTTACCGCCTTTTTTTTCGGTGCCtgcttcttccgccgccccttcattttggccgtcctctgcttttacccggggtgctcgcgcccccaaagccccccccccccccccctccccaaataCTCGCATGGAAGTACCACTACTTTCACGTCCCCATCTTTTTGGAAAAGTGAGGGAGTACTGATTTTGGTGTTTGTTTGGGGTCTTTTTTTGTTAGCATGGTAAGTTGACAAACCAAAGATACTAGTACTCAATATTTATTGAGTATCTTTGAATTGACTAAACTCTGACTGATCCCGAGAGTAAGGAGGAGAGGTAGACGCAAAaaagaatctttttttttttatttggccgaagGCAGCAATTTGTATGAACTAGCGGATGAGTAAAAGGGAGCGTTCACTATCAGggagaattactgaacaggtagaatcatggTAAATTTTATAAAGCTATCCCTagttcttacatttcctttttcgcttcttcctttcttttcagttttctacatgggccaaatGATACAAATACACATAGGCTAAGTAtaaaatctgagggattgagtgagtaacatTAACCTTATCACATGATAGGCCTATTCACCGGTGTTcacttaaataaaatatttagcttctttaatggggtatgaacgtttggatagtacttttttgtgggacatgagagcacattagacatatcgaattgaattctgaatacgaagaatgtccttctgatatcaaataagttttaattttttttaattcgcgatataggcctaatacacattttaaggcaataattaaaaatggacatttttgatctttcacagtcctcgaagtaaactttataacttaaagtgtataggcctatctggtatatagctgggatgaaaagccgacgatcaattgaaaattttgacctttcgtatattgaagatatggattttccccaaaacaccaaagaaTTTAGGTCTTTTAAGGAAAAATGTATtatcttcaataggcctatgaaagatcacaattttcaattgattgtcggcttttcatctcagctacacGACGATCATGACGATGCATCTTGGCCCTATATACGCTGATTCTGACAATAGTGGCACtagagacatccgggctcagttgtggtggatgccGGGGGTGGATCTTGAGTCTTGAGTCTTGAGTCTTGAGTTGATTCACTCCTTCAGTAAGCTAGGCTTGTCCTAGGAGGATTGTGCTGTGCATACGTGTCAGAAGGTGCTCATAAATTTACAACGTGCAAGTAAAAACCGAAGACCGGCAGGTTACAAGGATTGGTGGGTTGGTGTAGTAGCCATATCCCTGAGGGCTGGTAGTGCCAGGGTCTGGAATTGGCTGACTGTTGTTGCTGCAATGACTGGTTGTGGTAGTCTGTTCCAGATTGGGATGGTGCGAACAAAGAAGGAGTATCTGTATGTGTTTACTCTCGACTGAATGGGTTGGTAACTCAGGGTATTGTTTGCTCTTCCCAGACGAAGTGATGGTATAACTACAGTCGGGAAGGGATGTTCACAAGTCcatggtggattttgaaaaacatggtgCCCTGGTTGAGTAGTCGTCTGGTGGCAAGGGAATCCCATTCAAGGCGTTGTAGCATACTGGTCACACTTGCGGTTCGCTCGTAATTGTTATAAACAAACCTAGCAGCTTGACGCTGGACAGACTCCAAAGCATTCACCTGCTCACAAGAATACGGGTTCCATGCAGCTGAAGCAAATTCCATTTTTGGTCGCACTAGAGCCTGGTAAGCCTTGGTCTTAACATGTATCGGGCAAGATGACAAATTCCGTCGCAATACACCCAGGGTGCTACGGGCACTAGATGTGATGTTTAGGACGTGATCCTTCCAGTCAAGATGTTTGTTAATTGTAACTCCAAGATATTTGTGCTTCGATGACTTAACAATGCTGTGACCGTCTACCTGATAGATGTGATTCAGTGGTTTGGTCTTGCGGGTGATGGTAAGAGTCTCGCATTTAGTAGCGTTAAAGCTCATCTGCCACTGGTCAGCCCACTGGAAGACTTTGTTCAAATCATCTTGGAGAGTGTCTTGGTCTTCAGTGCTCTGGATTTCACGATACAGGATACTGTCATCCGCGAATAGACGGAGAGTTGAGTTGATGTTGGTTACGATgtcattaatgtacagaagaaagagGGTTGGACCTAGGACTGAGCCTTGTGGAACTCCTGAAATTACCGGTGACCACTTGGAGTGGGTGCCATTGATGGTGACACATTGCTCACGTCCCCCAGAAAATCCTGAATCCAATTGAGTGTCTTTCCTCTTATGCCATAGTAAGTTAGCTTGGATGCAAGACGTTTATGGGGCACCTTATCGAACGCCTTGCTAAAGTCAAGAAGCAAGACGTCTGTCTGCCCTCCTCTATTCAACACTTCTGACCAGTCCTGCGTAGCCTGGATCAACTGGGTTTCACAGGACATTTTTTCCCTGAATCCATGCTGCTCATCGACAGTGATGTGGTTCTTGGCGAGATGTTTTGCAGTATGTGATAACACGATGTGTTCCATCAGTTTGCAGGCTATGCTAGTAAGACTAACTGGACGGTAGTTCTCGGGCGATGACTTGCTCCCTTTCTTGTAAATGCCAGTTACCAGTGCTCTTTTCCAGTCAGAAGGTAGTGTACCGCTATCATATGATTGTTGGAATATGAACTGGAGCATGGGTCCAAGTTCTGAAGCATAATCTCTTAAAAATCTTGAGGGTATGTTGTCAGGTCCGCTTGCTTTATTACAGTTAAGCTGCTGAAGTTGCTTGACAACACCATGTAGTTCAACATGCAAATTTGAAATGTCAGTAAATGGTGAGGCGCCTTTACTTGGTATATTGTCCATCTTCTCTTGTGTAAAGACTGAAGTGAACTGTTGGTTTAAGGCTTCAGCAATGCCTTTATCGGATGAATAAGTCCTGTTATTAACAGTTAATGGAGGTATCCCAAGTGATTCCTTCCTAAGAGATTTGATGTAACCCCAGAATCTTTTGGGATTTGTTTCAAGGCTTGGGCCAATGACGTCTGATTTATAAGACTCATGACTCTCTCTGATCATATTAGTGACCTTGTTTCTTTGCTTTTTGTAAGCATTGtagagttttgttttgtttgcggAGCCTGCATTTTGCGACTTCTTAAACAGTTTGTCACGTTTTCTCATTTGACGGACAATGAGCGGGCTTATCCAAGGATGAGATTGTTTCCCATTGGACATCTTGTGGGGTATAAACTTGTCCATGTCAGTATGCACTATGTTCTTGAATTTTAGCCAGTTTGTTTCGACTGAGTTATTTTCTGGCTTACTATCAAGGAAGGAGTTTACCTCCCTTGTAAGCGAGTTCCTTAGGGAATCAACATCAGCTTTTTGATATTGAAAAATCTTTCTTGGGACCTTTCTTTTAACAGTTGGTGACACATTTATACTGCAAGTAACAATTAGATGATCAGAAATACCAGGATGTGTTTGAATATTTGAGACCATGCTTGGATTATTTGTCATGATTAAGTCCAAAGTGTTTTGAGAGGCAGGTCTTGTTATCTTCGTCACCAATTGGACAAAACTAATTTCTCCAAGTATATCAAGAGCAGTATCATGAAggcttttttttttgctgtcaGGCTTTGTAAGGTTTTTAGACCAGTCAATATCCGGTAAATTGAAGTCCCCACAAAGAAGGACATTTCTTTGCTTCGAGTTGCGGTTGGTTGTAGACAGGATTTTGTTGACACTGTCAATTAAATGGCGCAGTGGTTCAACTCCAGACTTTGGGGGTTGATTGAAACTTCCTAAATTTAGGAAACCCTTCCCCACAAATCTCAATTGTAGACCATACTATTTCACAGGTAGTATCATATTCTGGTCTATCTGTTGCAACAAGATTTTCTTTGCAAGCTATAAACACACCTCCACCATGTATGTTCCTGTCCTTTCTAACCACATTATAATCATCGGGAAATATAGAATATGTGGGAATATTGGGTTCAAGCTTTGATTCACACCCAAATATAATATCTGGTTTGAGTTCATGGACTGATGCATGAAAGGCCGCTTTTCTTTTAGGCCAATGTAGCCCGTCACAGTTGATGACCATAGCTTTGAGTTTTGGTGTTCTGTCAATTTTCTTGGCAGGTTTCCTACCTGAACTTGTAGGTACCTTAATTGGTGTTGATGTTTGTGTAGGATTGAAGATTTCGCTACAATTTTGAGATGACTCTTCAAGTTCACTATTCAAAACTTCAAATGAGTTTGACGTGTTAAGAAGAGTACTATCAAACAAGCCAGGTGATGTGTTAGGGAACCCACATGTAATACAAAGCCAAGTTAAGTTTGAATGAGCACAATAAACGTTGTACATATGGCTTGTCATGCCAGTACATTGTGTATGATACCAGGTTGAACAATCGTCACAAAATATGCCTTTGTCCTCGTCCTTAACTTCAGCTTCACATATCCCACATGGGAAGGAACTAGCATTATTTGGTCCGGGATTCAATTCAACTTGGCCACTCATAAATAGCACCAATAAAATAAGGTGCTTTGGAGAAGAGCTTGATTTGTTGAGTAAACCAGTTCTGAGGAATCTATTTGGTTTGGATTTGAGAATGCAAGCAATTGCATGGTATTGCTGATGAGATTGAGCTTCACTATGTTGCTCACCATATGAATGTTGATAATAGTTTTGGACCATCTCATCATGGTTTGGAACATCTTGCGACTCGTACCATGTTATGTGTGGTCCGAGGGTTGGTACTTGATGGTGGAGATTAGTACCAACTTTATTTGGTAAATGTGGGTAGCATGCTCTATGCACGTACAGAACAGCTAGCACATGAAGTGCAAGTTTCAATGCGTACTCCATGGTCAAGCTATATGTAGCTCAAACCTGTTTGAGTTCTATCAATTTCGTAAGGAAATTTATATGTATAAAATGAGAGCAAAATGTCCAGTCTTCACCTTGAGAAGTGTGAACAAAAATTAATCTGTGAACATGATAAGATTGATGAAAAGCTTCagtatatttgacatttgaacacTGTGTAAATAACTTTGCGAACACCTGTATGTAACTACATGCATACTATATGCTGTTTTGAAATTCCCGCCATGTTGTCACCTGACACCAAACAATAGGGCGTGGCGGCAAATTTCAATGTCACAATACAACATGAAAGTACACAATAATAAGAGTACCATAAATCATCATAACAAATAACATGAAACTTGAAGGCCAATTGTAAAAAGCAAGGGATTGGTTTTACTTGCGTAGCTCCTGACTTCTCCCAGTATGTAAGCTTATCCAAGCATGCAGCCTGTGTAAGGATGCACTAAGGTTTCCGAATTCCTATGGCACAGAATGATCCTCAATGGTCAGAAAAATTGCAGTGTCAGAATCCAGCTGAGATGATATATTTTTAATCAACAGCACAAAAGGTGATGATAACAACACCCAGAGACAGGTAATCAGTGAATACAGCGCAGTTTGATGaacaaataatgcaaaaatatgaGAGCACCAAATAGGCACGTCTGCACAGCACAATGTACAGATGAAAAGCCTCATGccggtcacatattatatatatataaataaataaaacaggcATAGAACGCAACAGGCACCGCCTGGCAACAGGTACGAGAATTTTAGCGCCCTCATCATAATTTAAGCTCGAGAGCGGAtttcaaaataaatgaaatacGGAAAGAAAAATGATTGCTTTTGCTTGGAATTTCTGATCATTTAGAACCATTAATGTTATTACCTCAGAGAA contains the following coding sequences:
- the LOC140172078 gene encoding uncharacterized protein; this translates as MSFNATKCETLTITRKTKPLNHIYQVDGHSIVKSSKHKYLGVTINKHLDWKDHVLNITSSARSTLGVLRRNLSSCPIHVKTKAYQALVRPKMEFASAAWNPYSCEQVNALESVQRQAARFVYNNYERTASVTSMLQRLEWDSLATRRLLNQGTMFFKIHHGLVNIPSRL